From the genome of Terriglobia bacterium, one region includes:
- a CDS encoding ribose-phosphate pyrophosphokinase: protein MSNELKIFGGTANAALTNEICEVLDCELGKSSLTRFSDGEIYFQILENVRGADVFILQPTCPPVDSNLIELCLMIDAFKRASARRITAVIPYYGYARQDRKDKPRVPISSKLVSDLLVASGTDRLLMMDLHAPQIQGFFSIPVDHLFAAPVLVEHFQKLNLPNLTVVSPDAGGVERARAFAKRLNADLAMVNKRRIEANVAQVMNVIGDVKNRTCLVVDDIIDTAGTLVKNAEALLKAGATKVYASCTHPVLSGPAVERIQNSELIEVMVTNTIPLHAAARQCNKISVLSVGKLLAQAIQSIHEETSVSVLFI, encoded by the coding sequence GTGAGTAATGAACTGAAAATTTTCGGCGGTACAGCCAATGCGGCGCTCACGAACGAGATCTGTGAAGTGCTCGATTGTGAGCTGGGCAAGTCGTCACTGACGAGATTCAGCGACGGGGAAATCTATTTTCAGATTCTTGAAAATGTCCGTGGCGCGGACGTTTTTATTCTGCAGCCGACGTGCCCGCCCGTCGATTCGAACCTGATCGAGCTCTGCCTGATGATCGATGCTTTCAAGCGCGCATCGGCCCGGCGGATAACCGCCGTCATTCCGTATTACGGTTACGCCCGGCAGGACCGGAAGGACAAGCCGCGCGTGCCGATTTCATCGAAACTTGTATCGGATCTTCTGGTCGCATCGGGCACGGATCGCCTGCTGATGATGGACCTGCATGCGCCGCAGATTCAGGGGTTTTTCAGCATTCCCGTGGATCATTTGTTTGCCGCTCCCGTTCTGGTTGAACATTTTCAGAAGCTGAATCTTCCAAACCTTACGGTTGTCTCACCCGATGCCGGCGGCGTGGAGCGCGCGCGGGCTTTTGCCAAGCGCTTGAATGCGGACCTGGCGATGGTGAACAAACGGCGTATCGAAGCGAATGTCGCGCAGGTGATGAATGTTATCGGCGACGTGAAGAACCGGACCTGCCTGGTGGTCGACGACATCATCGACACGGCCGGAACTCTGGTCAAGAACGCCGAGGCTTTACTGAAAGCCGGCGCAACGAAAGTTTACGCGTCCTGTACGCACCCGGTGCTTTCAGGACCGGCTGTGGAGCGGATCCAGAATTCGGAACTCATCGAGGTCATGGTTACAAACACCATTCCTCTGCATGCCGCGGCACGGCAGTGCAACAAGATTTCGGTGCTCAGCGTGGGAAAACTGCTGGCTCAGGCAATCCAGTCGATCCACGAAGAGACCTCCGTCAGCGTGTTATTCATTTAG
- the ispE gene encoding 4-(cytidine 5'-diphospho)-2-C-methyl-D-erythritol kinase has protein sequence MLLRAFAKINLDLRILGRRPDGYHELKTIFQAVDWHDEIRLEPSDRFEFSAPGTPEDETNLVVRAVRAYERLAGIEAKVRIQVKKNIPVGRGLGGGSSDAAVTLIGLQRMFKLSLPFEEIPQVMRELGSDVPFFALGGRAAGYGRGDEVYKLDDAAEYWVLLVDPGVMIPTKDAYSWLTVPDKSNNIEGFRDDTESGCAGDVWTNDFEVPVFARYPQLAAIKEELMELGAYRAALSGSGSTLFGQFQMVSEVILAANALKERFRVKVAKPLPRWEYFQKIVDE, from the coding sequence ATGCTGTTGCGAGCGTTCGCCAAAATTAATCTCGATCTTCGGATTCTCGGCCGCCGCCCGGACGGGTACCACGAGTTGAAGACGATCTTTCAAGCCGTTGACTGGCATGACGAGATCCGCCTGGAGCCTTCCGACCGGTTTGAGTTTTCCGCGCCGGGAACGCCGGAAGATGAGACCAACCTGGTGGTCCGCGCGGTGCGTGCCTATGAAAGGCTTGCGGGCATTGAGGCGAAAGTTCGAATACAGGTGAAAAAGAATATTCCCGTCGGCCGGGGCCTCGGCGGCGGCAGCTCCGATGCGGCTGTAACGTTGATTGGTTTGCAGCGGATGTTCAAACTGTCCCTTCCTTTCGAAGAGATCCCGCAGGTGATGCGCGAATTGGGCTCGGATGTACCGTTTTTCGCACTTGGCGGCCGTGCTGCAGGCTATGGGCGGGGAGACGAGGTGTATAAGCTGGATGACGCCGCGGAATACTGGGTTTTGCTCGTCGATCCAGGTGTCATGATCCCGACGAAAGATGCCTATTCGTGGTTGACGGTCCCCGATAAATCCAATAATATTGAGGGTTTCCGTGATGATACGGAATCAGGCTGTGCGGGCGATGTCTGGACTAATGACTTCGAGGTCCCGGTCTTTGCCCGGTACCCTCAGCTGGCCGCCATCAAGGAAGAACTGATGGAATTGGGCGCCTATCGGGCTGCGCTTTCCGGAAGCGGATCGACACTATTTGGCCAGTTTCAAATGGTTTCGGAAGTTATCCTGGCGGCGAATGCGCTGAAGGAGCGCTTCCGCGTGAAGGTGGCAAAACCGTTGCCGCGGTGGGAGTATTTCCAGAAGATCGTAGATGAGTAG